In Prochlorococcus marinus XMU1404, the sequence GATTTGATAGGTCTCATTTCAACTAATTTGACTGGCGTCCCAGAATTAGCTACTTGCCAAGCAGCTTCTGATCCTGCAAGCCCAGCTCCAATAACTATTACTTTTTTATCTATCAAATTGGATTAATCCTTCCCCAAAAAGTCTCTGTTGAACTGCTCTCTTGCTGGTTTTTGTATATTAAATACTACCCAAGCTAAAGCAGCGATAATTGGAGCAAAAACTACGATTGTTCTGAGCATTTTTGAAATAACATTATTTATTAGATTATTTTAACTTTTAACTGTAAATTTAGAGAGAAATTTTAATTTTTTATTTTATAAGTTAAGAATTGTTTTTCTATTGTT encodes:
- a CDS encoding photosystem II protein Y encodes the protein MLRTIVVFAPIIAALAWVVFNIQKPAREQFNRDFLGKD